From Hyphomicrobiales bacterium:
GACGACGATTTCCTCGGTGTGGAAGACGCCATCGACGACGATGCCGAACGACTGGCTGCCGACCTGCATGACGACGATGAAACCGGTGTCCTCATCGATCTCGATGTCTTCGGCCTCGCCGGATGCGATGCCCAGCATGCGCGACAGGTGCACCAGCGGCAGCAGCTTGTTGCGCAGCCGCAGAACCGGCGTATCCTTGATCCGCTCGATGCGGTGCTCCGACGTCGCCTGAACGCGGACCAGTTCGACCACCGAAAGCTGCGGAATGGCGAAACGGTCGCCGGAGGCCTCGACGATCAGCGTCGAAACGATGGCCAGCGTCAGCGGGATCTTGATGATCACGGTCGTGCCCTTGCCGGGCACCGACTTCAGATCGATGTTGCCGCCGATCACTTCGATGTTGTTGCGCACCACGTCCATGCCGACACCGCGGCCGGAGACGTTGGTAACATTCGCCGCGGTCGAGAACCCGGCCGCGAAGATGAACTTGTTGATCTGCGATTCCGACAGCTTCTCGAATTCGGCTTCGGTCGACAGACCGTTGGCGATTGCCTTCGCCTTGATCTTCTCGCGATCGAGACCGCGACCATCGTCGGCGACCTCGATGATGATGTGACCGCCTTCATGATAGGCCGACAGGGTGATGGTACCCTTTTCCGGCTTGCCGGCGCGCACGCGATCCTTCGGCATCTCGAGACCGTGGTCGGCCGAGTTTCGGACCATATGGGTCAGCGGATCCTTGATCAGTTCCAGCACCTGGCGGTCGAGCTCGGTATCGGCGCCGACCATGTCCAGTTCGATTTTCTTGTCGAGTTCCTGCGCCAGGTCGCGGACGATGCGCGGCAGCTTCTGCCAGGCGTTACCGATCGGCTGCATGCGCGTCTTCATGACGCCTTCCTGCAGTTCCGCAGTCACGTTCGACAGCCGCTGCAGCGGTACCTTGAACTCGGAGTCCTCATGCCGGCGAACGATTTCAAGCAGCTGGTTGCGGGTCAGCACCAGCTCCGAAACCATCGTCATGAGATCTTCCAGCGTCTCGACATTGACGCGGATCGACTGGCTCGAAACGCTCGCCTTCTTGGCGCCGCCGCCGTCGCGCTTTTCGCGCGCATTGGCCGCCGCACTCGGTGCGGGAGCGTCCACCTTGGCCGCCTCCTCTTCCGGCTCGGGCTCGGCGGGAGCACCAGCGACCGCATCGTTGTCGACCTCGGTTTCCCGGAAGGCGCGCTCCAACTCGTCGAGCGAGACCTCGCCCGGACGCAATCCGCGCTCAAGTTCCTGGTAGACGAGTTCGCCGACACTGCTTGAAGCATCGCCGTCAGCGGCTTCAGCGTCCGCATCGGCGGCCATTTCCGCTTCCGCTGCATCCGCGCTTTCGGCTTCGGCCTCCATGGCGCCTTCTTCGGCCAGCGCCATTCGCTCCAGCTCGACAATCAGGTCGCGGTCGTTGCCTTCCGGCTCGACTCCCTCATTGGCTTCGAGCTCACCCAGCAATTCCTTGATTCGATCAAGAGAATTAAGGATCAGCGACACCGCCGTCGGGGTCACCGGAGCGCCGTCCCGGAACTTGCCCATCAGCGTCTCGGCCGCATGTGCAATCGCTTCCAGCCGGGGAAGACCAAGGAACCCGCAGGTCCCCTTGATCGTGTGCACCAGGCGGAAGATGTTATCCAGGATCTTTGCGTTGTTCGGTTCCTGCTCGAACTTGACCAGTTCGACGTCGACAACATCAAGACTTTCGGCAGTCTCGGTCAAGAATTCTCGGAGGAGATCGTCCATTTTTCTTTGCTCTCGAAAGGGCCAGGGGACACCGGGAGTCTTCTCCCGGGGCTCTCATGACCGAGTTTCGGAGCCAAGAGTTAAGATAAGTTGAAAGACAAACGCCGAAAAAGAATAAATACCCCAATCAATTCGAAACAGATCGTGCAACAACCTCAACGGATTCTCCAACAAGCTCGACCGACAGCGTCATGTTACACGATCGCGCCAGCATTCCGGCATAGACCGGCTGCACGATGTGAGCGTCGAGTTGCTCGAGCTCTATGTCGCCGGCGAGCTTGGCGGCAATGTCGGCGGGAACCCGTGCGTTGGGGCCGGTGCAGACCAGACGGAAATTCGGCGCGCTCGCCTCGCCTTCGATGGTCAGATCGATATTGCCGCCGCGCGGGATCGCCGAACTGGCGATGAGGATGAGATTGAGCAGCAGCTTGACCCGGTTCTTCGCCATCAGAACGCGCTGCGCTGTCCAGGTGAGCGACGGCTTTTCGCCTTCCATCAGGCCCTGAGCGACCTTTTCGGCGTCGCCCGTGTCGATTTCCGCGCCTGCCGACCCCGCCGCGCCGAACGCCAGACGGGCGAACTGCAGCTTGTTGGAAGCCTGCTTGGCGCTCTTGCGGATGAGCTCCATAGCGAAGCCCTCCATCTCACCGCCGCTGTCCTCTTCGAGCACTTCCAACCCGTTATTGATCGCGCCGACCGGGCTGATGATGTCGTGACAAACCCGACTGCACAGGAGCGCAGCGAGATCGAGCGGGGAAACGTCAGTTGCCTTGACCATCACAAAAAGCTCCGGGAATACGTCGAATCAACAGCTCTCGATATGCACAAAGGCATACACAAGGCGCCCGACACTGCAAGCCGAGCAACAATGCCGACGGCGCCGACACGAAGACGAAAGCAGACAGGGATCAGCGCGGAAGACTGTTCTCGAGCGCCGGCCAGCGATGTTCGCCATCGCGGGCGAAGGCACTCGCATCCATCTTCCAGATCGTGCGAGCCGACGGCGAGAGAAAGAAATAGAGCCGCTGCTCATGGATCGTCCAGACATGAGGATTGCCCGGCGCCACGGACCCTCTAGCAACAGCCAGTGCGTCATACCCGCCAAACCGCGGCTTGTAGATATCCGGAGCGGACTGGAACGCCTCCATGTTGCCCTTGTTGGCGAACCGCCAATAGGCACCTTCGAAGGCGATCTCGAAATCCGACGATCCAAGCCGCGGCTCGCCGTCGACGAAATAGGCGACCGGATCATAGCCGTTCAGGGCAAGTCCGGTCATCGGATCGACCACGATCCGCTCGGTGGTGACCGCTCTCGCCACCCCGCCGATGACAAACAGCGCAAGCACGGCCAGCAAAATCCGCGCGCTATGCAACGCCATAGTCCACCCCTGCCGATGGCCGCGACATCCCGGCCCCGTCTTTGCCCGATTTCGACTACACTCTTGCATCGATTCGGCTCCCTCGCCTTCACGATAGACCCTAACCGGGCAACGGTGAGCCTTCGGTTAAGACCGCCGACGGCAGTCGTTCAGCATCGTTGCGATCGACCCCGGCAAACGACGAAAAAAGGACGTCCCGATGCGAAACCGTGTCCGCAGCTCCCTCTTCGCACTGGTGGCCCTTGTGTTGGCCGCGGCGACCTTGGCGCCGGCTCATGCTCAGGGCGTACAGGGCAAGTACTCGACCAACGAACTCGTCGACTCCGGCCACCGTTTCTTCGGCGGCGTGTCCGGCGGCCTCGCGACGCTGATCGAAAAGATCGTGGAAAAATACGGCCAGCCGAACGGCTACATCCTCGGCGAAGAAGGATCGGGCGCCGTCGTCGGCGGCCTGCGCTACGGTGAAGGCACCCTGTTCACCCGCGATGCCGGCCAGCACAAGGTCTTCTGGCAGGGCCCCTCGCTCGGCTGGGATTTCGGCGGTGACGGCGCACGCGTCATGATGCTGGTCTACGAACTGCCCTCGATCGACACGATCTACCGCCGCTACGTCGGTGTGAACGGCTCGGCCTACGCGATTGCCGGCTTCGGCATGACCGTGCTCGCCGCCGACAACACTTACGTCGTTCCGATCCGGGCCGGCGTCGGCGCCCGCCTCGGCGTCAATATCGGCTATCTGAAATTCACTCCGCGCGCGACCTGGAACCCGTTCTGATCGGCGCTCGCCGCAAGAGCTGGATAGTCACGAAGGCTGGCAAGTTGCCGCAGGAATGGGTAGGTTCGCTCGCAGACGCGACGTCGTCCGCGCGATCATCGGGCGGGCGCCACCCGAAAGGGGCCGGAACGGAGACTGAGGCGTGATCCAATCCGCAATGTATTTTGCTCTCGGCTTCCTCGTCTGCGGGTTGCTGGGCCTGATCGTTCTCCATTTCGTCTGGCGCCGCACCGTGCGCCTTACCTCACGCCGCATCCACGCCGCCGTGCCGACCGAGATCAGCGACATCCGCGCTGAAAAGGACCGCATGCGCGCCGAGTTCGCGCTCGCCACCCGCAAGCTGGAAAAGCTGCTCGACGCCGAGAAGGAAAAGAACGTCCGCCAGCGGCTCGACCTGACGGCGCGCGATGAAACCCTGCGGGCCATCGTCGCCGAACGCGACGCGAAAGCCGAAAGCGCCGGCGAACTGCTCGGCCGCGAGGAGGAACTGCGCCGCACCCTGCGTTCCCGCGAGGACGAGCTGCTGCGCAATACGAGCAAGCTGCGCGAAGTGGAGCGCCTGCTCGACCAGCGCTCGAAAGAACTGGAGGCCTACCGCGAAACGCTGCACGGCCAGGCCGGCGGCCGCGAAAAGGTCGAAGCGCTGTCGAAGGAAACCGACACGGTTTTGCGGCTGCAGCAGGAGCTCACCGAACGGTCCAGCGAGCTGGAAACCCTGCGCAAGCGCCTCACCGAGCAGGAAGAGGAAAACGCGACGCTACGCATCGGCCTTGTCAATCAGGACCTGACGTCCAAGGCAGCGGCACAATCCGAGGCATCCGAAGCGCCGAACGCGCCTGCCGACAGCACCGCCGAGGCCATGCCCGACAAGCTTGAGCAGGCCAGCCTGTCGGCCCGTATTTTCGAACTCGAGGCCCGCAACGCGGAAGCCCATGCGGAAATCGAGCGCCTGACCATCGAACACGAACAGACGATGGCCATGCAGACCAGCGGAAGCGATCCGGCGCTTCAGGCGCTGCGGGGCGACAAGGCGATGCTGGAAAGCCGGCTCGCGGATCTCGCCGCAGAGCGCGAC
This genomic window contains:
- a CDS encoding hybrid sensor histidine kinase/response regulator, which codes for MDDLLREFLTETAESLDVVDVELVKFEQEPNNAKILDNIFRLVHTIKGTCGFLGLPRLEAIAHAAETLMGKFRDGAPVTPTAVSLILNSLDRIKELLGELEANEGVEPEGNDRDLIVELERMALAEEGAMEAEAESADAAEAEMAADADAEAADGDASSSVGELVYQELERGLRPGEVSLDELERAFRETEVDNDAVAGAPAEPEPEEEAAKVDAPAPSAAANAREKRDGGGAKKASVSSQSIRVNVETLEDLMTMVSELVLTRNQLLEIVRRHEDSEFKVPLQRLSNVTAELQEGVMKTRMQPIGNAWQKLPRIVRDLAQELDKKIELDMVGADTELDRQVLELIKDPLTHMVRNSADHGLEMPKDRVRAGKPEKGTITLSAYHEGGHIIIEVADDGRGLDREKIKAKAIANGLSTEAEFEKLSESQINKFIFAAGFSTAANVTNVSGRGVGMDVVRNNIEVIGGNIDLKSVPGKGTTVIIKIPLTLAIVSTLIVEASGDRFAIPQLSVVELVRVQATSEHRIERIKDTPVLRLRNKLLPLVHLSRMLGIASGEAEDIEIDEDTGFIVVMQVGSQSFGIVVDGVFHTEEIVVKPMTSMLRNITMFSGNTILGDGSVIMIIDPNGVAQHLSAQIGASVEDAETKEEELSVNDGYEQLSLLLFRAGSPEPKAVPLSLVTRLEEFDIDKIEHSNGRDLVQYRGSLMPLVYVNPGMTRRSEGTQPMLVFSDSGRSMGLVVDEIVDIVEDRLQIEVESDTPGILGSAVIKSKATEVIDIGHYLPLAFPDWFQRNETRAMPIGQSLLYVDDSPFFRDMLAPVLKAAGYRVTTVSSAAEALSRMEDGRRFDVIVTDVEMPEMDGYAFAEAIRGDQRWSHLPVIAVSAVCTPSSIERGRDVGFDDFVAKFDRPGLISAIKDVTNIELGVAA
- a CDS encoding histidine phosphotransferase — protein: MVKATDVSPLDLAALLCSRVCHDIISPVGAINNGLEVLEEDSGGEMEGFAMELIRKSAKQASNKLQFARLAFGAAGSAGAEIDTGDAEKVAQGLMEGEKPSLTWTAQRVLMAKNRVKLLLNLILIASSAIPRGGNIDLTIEGEASAPNFRLVCTGPNARVPADIAAKLAGDIELEQLDAHIVQPVYAGMLARSCNMTLSVELVGESVEVVARSVSN
- a CDS encoding DUF1134 domain-containing protein, which gives rise to MRNRVRSSLFALVALVLAAATLAPAHAQGVQGKYSTNELVDSGHRFFGGVSGGLATLIEKIVEKYGQPNGYILGEEGSGAVVGGLRYGEGTLFTRDAGQHKVFWQGPSLGWDFGGDGARVMMLVYELPSIDTIYRRYVGVNGSAYAIAGFGMTVLAADNTYVVPIRAGVGARLGVNIGYLKFTPRATWNPF